The DNA window CGGATTAATTTCAAATGTTGAATTTAGATCACTTAAGAAAAAAAAGTTATTAATACCTTTTTCGGTTTCAACAAAAACTAAATTATATCTCAATTAGTCCCTTTTAATTAATCCTTTTTAAGGAAAGGTTTAACAAGTTCAAGTGGAATTGGTAGTACAATTGTTGAGGCCTTCTCTGTTGCAATTTCAGAAAGGGTCTGTAAAAATCTAAGCTGAATAGCAACTGGACTTTCCTCTATTTTTCTTGCAGCTTCGAGTAACCTCTGAGCTGCTTGAAACTCTCCTTCAGCTGAAATAATCTTTGCTCTTCTTTCCCTTTCAGCTTCAGCCTGTCTTGCCATTGCCCTCTGCATCTCCTGAGGTAAATCTATGTGCTTTACTTCAACCATAGATACTTTTATACCCCAGGGATCAGTGTGCTCATCTATTATCTGTTGAAGTCTCAAATTTATTTTTTCTCTTTCTGCAAGAAGCTCATCGAGCTCTGCCTGTCCACAAACACTTCTTAAAGTAGTTTGTGCTAATTGGCTTGTAGCATATAAAAAGTCTTCAACTTCAATTATTGCTTTTGAGGGCTCTACAACTCTAAAGTAAACAACAGCGTTCACCTTCACTGAGACATTATCTTTTGTTATAACATCTTGGGGAGGAACATCCATCGTGATGGTTCTAAGAGAAACTTTTACCATTCTATCTATCACAGGAATTATAAATACAAGCCCAGGCCCCTTGACACTCTTAAACTTTCCAAGTCTAAAAATTACTCCTCTCTCATACTCGTTTAAAACCTTTATCGCAGAGGCTAAAAGCATGAAAGCGAGAAAAAGTAAGAAGATCCAAATCATCTTTTTTCCTGAATTTTTAAGGAATTGAACCTTAAAATTAGTTTAAGTATAAAAAAAGTTGTAGATAATTTACAATAACTACTCACCTCTGAGCAAAAATTTATATCGTGTTACTCCTTATTCGTGTTTTATAGGTTTTACCTTTAATTTAAGCCCATCAAAGCCTGTGACTATTATCTCATCGTCCTTTTTAATATCTTCCTCAGCTATCGCTTTCCAGATTTCACCATGAACAAAAACTAAACCAACCTTACCTTTACCTATATCTTCTTTTGATCTTCCCCTTTCACCTATCATACCCTCCCTTCCTGAGACAGGCTTTTTCATTTGAATCTGTACTGCCTTAAAGATCACAAAAAAGAAAAATAAAAGAGTAGTTGCAACAACAGTAATTATTGCAAGATTTGAAATTCTCAAAAAAGGAACATCTGTTTTAAAAAGAAGGAGTGAACCCAAAAGCAAAGATAAAACACCACCTATTCCCAAAATACCATGAGATTGAATCTTCAGCTCAAGTAAAAATAAAACCATAGAAAGAAGAATTAGAAGAACTCCTGCATAGTTAACAGGCAAGGTCTGAAAAGCATAGAATGCAAGGATTAGACAAATCGCACCTATAACTCCTGGAAATATTGCTCCCGGATGAGTAATTTCAAAAAATAATCCGTAAAAACCAAGTATAAGCAATATATAAGCTACTGTAGGATTTGATATGATCATTAAGATTTTTTCTCTAAGTCCCATCTCAATATTTTTAATCTTTTTCTCCTTAATCTCTAATTTTCTCTTTTCTCCCTTTACCTCAACTTCAAATCCCTTAACTTTTTCAATTAGAGAATCTACTGA is part of the Candidatus Hydrothermales bacterium genome and encodes:
- a CDS encoding slipin family protein, whose translation is MIWIFLLFLAFMLLASAIKVLNEYERGVIFRLGKFKSVKGPGLVFIIPVIDRMVKVSLRTITMDVPPQDVITKDNVSVKVNAVVYFRVVEPSKAIIEVEDFLYATSQLAQTTLRSVCGQAELDELLAEREKINLRLQQIIDEHTDPWGIKVSMVEVKHIDLPQEMQRAMARQAEAERERRAKIISAEGEFQAAQRLLEAARKIEESPVAIQLRFLQTLSEIATEKASTIVLPIPLELVKPFLKKD
- a CDS encoding nodulation protein NfeD; amino-acid sequence: MFSLLIFSLIYVVKYEGVINPPGAEFVIKSIDRAEEEKAELLILQLDTPGGLDESMRTIVKKFFESSVPICVYVFPPGARATSAGAFVTVAAHIAAMSPGTNIGAAHPVALQGQADSVIIKKALNDAIAYIKSIGLKRKRNAQVLENMVKKSLSLTSEEALKKKVIDIIAPSVDSLIEKVKGFEVEVKGEKRKLEIKEKKIKNIEMGLREKILMIISNPTVAYILLILGFYGLFFEITHPGAIFPGVIGAICLILAFYAFQTLPVNYAGVLLILLSMVLFLLELKIQSHGILGIGGVLSLLLGSLLLFKTDVPFLRISNLAIITVVATTLLFFFFVIFKAVQIQMKKPVSGREGMIGERGRSKEDIGKGKVGLVFVHGEIWKAIAEEDIKKDDEIIVTGFDGLKLKVKPIKHE